From the genome of Cedecea lapagei, one region includes:
- the pdxB gene encoding 4-phosphoerythronate dehydrogenase PdxB — MKILVDENMPYARELFSRLGEVIAVPGRPIPVDALTDADALMVRSVTKVNAELLDGKGIKFVGTATAGTDHVDEAYLQSAGVAFSAAPGCNAIAVVEYVFSSLLILAERDGFELKDRTVGIVGVGNVGSRLQARLEAWGVRTLLCDPPRADRGDEGDFVALEALVQDADIITFHTPLFKSGEYKTLHLADEALISRLKPGAILINACRGPVVDNAALLKCLKAGQKLNVVLDVWEPEPDLNVELLDKVDIGTAHIAGYTLEGKARGTTQVFEAFSHFIGQSQQVALDSLLPAPEFGRITLAGPLDQPTLKRLVHLVYDVRRDDAPLRKVAGQPGEFDKLRKNYLERREWSSLYVQCDDAAAANMLQKLGFSAIHHPLS; from the coding sequence GTGAAAATCCTCGTTGATGAAAATATGCCCTATGCCCGCGAGCTTTTCAGCCGCCTGGGTGAGGTTATTGCCGTGCCGGGGCGTCCGATTCCGGTGGATGCGTTAACGGATGCTGACGCGTTGATGGTGCGTTCGGTCACGAAAGTGAATGCCGAACTGCTGGACGGTAAAGGGATTAAATTTGTCGGGACGGCAACGGCCGGAACCGATCACGTTGATGAAGCGTATTTGCAAAGCGCCGGGGTAGCTTTCTCTGCCGCCCCAGGGTGTAACGCGATTGCCGTTGTTGAGTATGTTTTCTCGTCCTTATTAATTCTGGCAGAACGCGACGGCTTTGAGCTGAAAGATCGTACTGTCGGTATTGTCGGCGTCGGTAACGTCGGTTCCCGCCTGCAGGCTCGTCTGGAAGCCTGGGGCGTACGCACTCTGCTGTGCGATCCGCCGCGTGCCGATCGCGGCGACGAGGGCGATTTTGTGGCGCTGGAAGCGCTGGTACAGGATGCCGATATCATTACCTTCCATACGCCGCTGTTTAAATCCGGTGAGTATAAAACGCTGCACCTTGCCGACGAGGCGCTGATTAGCCGCCTCAAGCCTGGCGCTATTCTGATTAATGCCTGTCGTGGACCTGTCGTAGACAACGCCGCGCTGCTGAAGTGCCTAAAGGCCGGGCAGAAGCTGAACGTCGTGCTGGACGTCTGGGAGCCGGAGCCGGACCTCAACGTCGAACTGCTGGACAAGGTGGATATCGGCACCGCGCACATTGCGGGCTATACGCTTGAGGGCAAGGCCCGCGGAACCACGCAGGTGTTTGAAGCCTTTAGCCATTTCATCGGTCAGTCTCAGCAGGTAGCGCTGGATTCGCTGCTGCCCGCGCCGGAGTTCGGCCGTATTACGCTGGCGGGTCCGCTCGATCAGCCAACGCTCAAAAGACTGGTTCATCTGGTGTATGATGTGCGCCGCGACGACGCCCCACTGCGTAAGGTAGCCGGTCAGCCTGGCGAATTCGACAAGCTGCGTAAAAACTACCTGGAGCGCCGCGAGTGGTCATCGCTTTACGTACAGTGCGATGACGCTGCTGCAGCAAACATGCTGCAAAAGCTTGGTTTTAGTGCGATTCATCATCCGCTGAGCTAG
- a CDS encoding aspartate-semialdehyde dehydrogenase, with the protein MSEGWNIAILGATGAVGSALFELLAERQFPVGELYALARSESAGENLRYEGKTIMVQDAAEFDWTQAQLAFFVAGVEASARYVEEATNAGCLVIDSSGLFSMEPDVPLVVPDVNPFVLSDYRNRNLVAVADSLTSQLLSALKPLIEQGGLSRIQVTSLLSASARGKVAVDALAGQSARLLNGIPVDEEDLFGRQLAFNMLPLVPDAEGSVREERRLVNEARKVLQDDGLMISASLVQSPVFYGHAQIVNFEALRPLAAEEARDAFAQAEDIELSEEGEFPTQVADASGSGHLSIGCVHNDYGMPEQIQFWSVADNVRFGGALMAIKTAEKLVQEYMY; encoded by the coding sequence ATGTCTGAAGGCTGGAATATTGCCATTTTAGGCGCCACCGGTGCCGTGGGCTCAGCTTTGTTTGAACTGCTTGCTGAACGTCAGTTCCCGGTTGGTGAATTGTATGCCCTGGCGCGAAGCGAGAGCGCCGGTGAAAACCTGCGTTATGAAGGCAAAACCATTATGGTGCAGGATGCGGCAGAGTTCGACTGGACTCAGGCCCAGCTGGCTTTCTTCGTTGCGGGCGTTGAAGCCTCAGCACGCTATGTGGAAGAAGCCACCAACGCCGGCTGCCTGGTTATCGACTCCAGCGGCCTGTTTTCCATGGAGCCGGACGTGCCGCTGGTGGTGCCGGACGTGAACCCGTTTGTGCTGAGCGATTACCGCAACCGTAACCTGGTTGCCGTGGCGGATAGCCTGACCAGCCAACTGCTGAGCGCCTTAAAACCGCTTATCGAGCAGGGCGGTCTGTCGCGTATTCAGGTGACCAGCCTGCTGTCTGCCTCCGCGCGCGGTAAAGTCGCCGTAGACGCGTTGGCCGGCCAGAGCGCACGCCTGTTGAACGGTATTCCTGTTGATGAAGAGGATCTGTTTGGCCGCCAGCTGGCGTTCAACATGCTGCCGCTGGTGCCTGACGCCGAAGGCAGCGTGCGCGAAGAGCGGCGCCTGGTCAATGAAGCGCGTAAAGTGCTGCAGGACGACGGCCTGATGATCTCCGCAAGTCTCGTGCAGTCGCCGGTGTTCTACGGCCACGCGCAAATTGTCAACTTTGAAGCGCTGCGCCCGCTGGCGGCAGAAGAAGCACGCGATGCGTTCGCCCAGGCTGAAGATATCGAACTGTCTGAAGAGGGCGAATTCCCGACTCAGGTTGCGGATGCGTCCGGCAGCGGCCATCTTTCTATTGGCTGTGTGCACAACGATTACGGGATGCCGGAGCAGATTCAGTTCTGGTCCGTTGCCGATAACGTTCGCTTTGGCGGCGCGCTGATGGCGATAAAAACCGCTGAGAAGCTGGTGCAGGAGTATATGTACTGA
- the truA gene encoding tRNA pseudouridine(38-40) synthase TruA produces MSEVLSEIPLHKIALGIEYDGSKYYGWQRQNEVRSVQEKLEKALSQVANEPINVFCAGRTDAGVHATGQVVHFETSAVRKDAAWTMGVNTNLPGDIAVRWVKDVPAEFHARFSATARRYRYVIYNHRLRPAVLQQGVTHFHLPLDADRMHRAAQSLLGENDFTSFRAVQCQSRTPWRNMMHITVNRYGAYIVVDIKANAFVHHMVRNIVGSLMEVGCGNQDETWMADLLAMKDRTKAAATAKAEGLYLVSVDYPDRFALPCLPMGPLFLAD; encoded by the coding sequence ATGTCCGAAGTGCTCAGCGAAATTCCGCTTCATAAAATCGCGCTCGGCATTGAGTACGACGGCAGTAAATATTACGGCTGGCAACGTCAGAACGAAGTGCGTAGCGTGCAGGAAAAGCTGGAAAAAGCGCTTTCCCAGGTGGCGAATGAGCCCATTAACGTCTTTTGTGCAGGCCGCACCGATGCTGGCGTTCACGCTACCGGCCAGGTTGTGCACTTTGAAACCTCTGCCGTACGCAAGGACGCAGCCTGGACGATGGGCGTAAATACGAATTTGCCTGGTGACATCGCCGTGCGTTGGGTAAAAGATGTGCCAGCCGAATTTCATGCCCGGTTCAGCGCCACAGCTCGCCGTTATCGCTACGTGATTTATAATCATCGCCTGCGTCCGGCCGTGTTACAGCAAGGAGTAACCCATTTTCACCTGCCTCTGGATGCGGACAGAATGCACCGCGCCGCGCAGAGTCTGCTGGGAGAAAATGATTTTACTTCGTTTCGTGCTGTGCAGTGTCAGTCCCGCACCCCATGGCGCAATATGATGCACATTACGGTAAATCGCTACGGCGCATACATCGTGGTGGACATTAAGGCCAACGCTTTTGTGCATCATATGGTGCGCAATATCGTCGGCAGTCTGATGGAAGTGGGCTGCGGTAACCAGGATGAGACCTGGATGGCTGACCTGCTGGCAATGAAGGACCGAACAAAGGCCGCGGCTACCGCAAAAGCGGAAGGGCTGTACCTGGTGTCGGTAGATTACCCCGACCGCTTTGCGCTGCCGTGTCTCCCGATGGGGCCGCTTTTTTTAGCCGACTGA
- a CDS encoding DedA family protein: MDFIRFIIDFILHIDVHLAELVAQYGVWVYAILFLILFCETGLVVTPFLPGDSLLFVAGALASLETNDLNVHYMVILMVIAAIIGDAVNYTIGRLFGEKLFSNPDSKIFRRSYLDKTHAFYERHGGKTIILARFVPIVRTFAPFVAGMGHMSYRHFAIYNVVGALLWVLLFTYAGYLFGNLPVVQENLKLLIVAIIVVSILPGVIEVIRHKRAAARQSK, from the coding sequence ATGGATTTCATCCGTTTTATCATTGACTTCATTTTGCATATTGACGTGCATCTGGCCGAGCTGGTGGCACAGTACGGCGTCTGGGTTTACGCTATTTTGTTCCTGATTTTGTTCTGCGAAACCGGGCTGGTGGTCACGCCGTTTTTGCCGGGGGATTCGCTGCTGTTTGTGGCGGGCGCGCTCGCCTCGCTGGAAACCAACGATCTAAACGTGCATTACATGGTCATTTTGATGGTGATTGCCGCCATCATCGGCGATGCGGTGAACTACACTATCGGGCGGCTGTTTGGCGAGAAGTTGTTCAGTAACCCGGACTCAAAAATCTTCCGCCGCAGTTATCTTGATAAAACCCACGCTTTTTACGAGCGTCACGGAGGAAAAACGATTATCCTCGCGCGCTTCGTGCCGATTGTGCGAACCTTCGCACCGTTTGTCGCCGGGATGGGCCATATGTCCTATCGCCATTTTGCGATCTATAACGTCGTCGGCGCGCTGCTGTGGGTCTTACTGTTCACCTACGCGGGCTACCTGTTTGGTAACCTGCCGGTCGTTCAGGAAAACCTGAAGCTGCTGATTGTGGCAATTATCGTGGTTTCGATTCTGCCTGGCGTGATAGAAGTCATCCGCCATAAACGCGCTGCGGCGCGGCAGTCAAAATAA